In Microcoleus sp. AS-A8, one DNA window encodes the following:
- a CDS encoding aldo/keto reductase, with the protein MQTITLGQNGPTVTALGIGTWAWGDKLFWNYGNDYGASQVQAAFEATLDAGISFFDTAEIYGLGESESLLGRFMKQLGRPAQIATKYFPVPWRLTAQSVSEALTASLKRLQVERVELYQVHQPFGFLMSQETLMNALADEVQRGRIAAVGVSNYSADQMREAHGYLAARGVPLAVNQVQYSLLQRKIERNGVLDTARQLGVTILAYSPLAQGLLTGKYTPEQSFHFNDARRIDPRFSKSGLEKIAPVVQLLNQMGEKYNRTPAQVALNWLIAQGVVPIPGAKTAQQAQQNAGALGWSLSEQEVAQIEQVTHQWVG; encoded by the coding sequence ATGCAGACGATTACTTTAGGTCAGAATGGCCCAACGGTTACCGCGTTAGGGATTGGAACTTGGGCATGGGGCGACAAGCTATTTTGGAATTACGGCAATGATTATGGAGCCTCGCAGGTGCAAGCCGCCTTTGAGGCAACCTTAGATGCGGGTATCAGCTTTTTTGATACGGCGGAGATTTACGGGTTGGGAGAATCGGAATCCCTGCTGGGACGGTTTATGAAACAACTGGGGCGTCCCGCACAAATCGCCACGAAATACTTTCCCGTACCCTGGCGATTAACTGCCCAGTCTGTTTCTGAGGCTTTAACCGCCAGTTTAAAGCGTCTACAGGTTGAGCGAGTTGAACTGTACCAAGTGCATCAGCCATTCGGCTTCTTGATGAGCCAGGAGACGTTGATGAATGCTCTGGCAGATGAAGTCCAACGGGGTAGAATTGCTGCTGTCGGTGTTAGCAACTACTCAGCCGATCAGATGCGAGAGGCTCATGGGTATCTGGCAGCGCGTGGAGTACCGTTGGCGGTGAATCAGGTACAATACTCCCTGCTGCAACGGAAAATTGAACGGAACGGCGTTCTCGATACAGCGCGTCAACTGGGTGTGACAATCCTGGCCTATAGCCCTTTAGCTCAAGGATTACTTACCGGCAAGTACACTCCTGAGCAATCTTTCCACTTCAATGATGCCCGCAGAATTGACCCGCGTTTCAGCAAAAGCGGTTTAGAAAAAATAGCTCCCGTTGTGCAGCTACTCAATCAGATGGGTGAAAAGTATAATCGCACACCGGCTCAGGTTGCCCTCAACTGGCTGATCGCTCAAGGCGTTGTTCCCATTCCCGGTGCCAAAACCGCACAGCAGGCTCAACAGAATGCGGGTGCCTTAGGCTGGAGTCTGAGCGAACAAGAGGTTGCCCAAATAGAGCAGGTGACTCATCAGTGGGTCGGCTAA
- the rsmI gene encoding 16S rRNA (cytidine(1402)-2'-O)-methyltransferase, with protein sequence MGTLYVVGTPIGNLEDMTFRAVRILQTVDLIAAEDTRHTGKLLQHFEIKTPQVSYHEHNRTERLSELLTQMAEGKVIALVTDAGMPGISDPGYELVKACIEAGITVVPIPGATAGITALSAAGLPTDRFVFEGFLPASGQDRQKRLELLQAESRTLILYESPHRLRATLPDLANSLGVHRPMVIARELTKLHEEFWRGTIGEAIAHYKQKEPRGEFTLVIAGSQAEMPVFSEDDLKAELLQIMAQGVSRSQASRQLAQITKLSRRQLYQLALSIPGSDIEVAKEDFKET encoded by the coding sequence GTGGGAACGCTTTACGTCGTAGGAACGCCGATTGGGAACCTGGAGGATATGACATTCCGGGCAGTACGGATATTACAAACGGTGGATTTGATCGCGGCGGAAGACACGCGCCATACGGGGAAGCTGTTGCAGCATTTTGAGATTAAGACGCCTCAAGTGAGTTATCACGAACACAATCGCACTGAGCGTCTATCAGAGTTGTTGACACAGATGGCTGAGGGAAAAGTGATCGCCCTAGTGACGGATGCGGGGATGCCGGGAATCTCTGATCCAGGTTATGAATTGGTTAAGGCTTGCATTGAGGCAGGGATAACCGTAGTACCCATCCCCGGTGCGACGGCGGGGATTACAGCGCTGAGTGCGGCTGGTTTACCAACCGATCGCTTTGTCTTTGAAGGTTTTTTACCAGCAAGCGGTCAAGATCGGCAAAAACGCTTAGAATTGCTGCAAGCGGAATCGAGAACATTAATTCTTTATGAATCTCCTCATCGCCTTCGCGCCACGTTGCCCGATTTAGCTAACTCCCTAGGAGTTCACCGTCCCATGGTGATTGCACGAGAATTAACCAAGTTGCACGAAGAGTTCTGGCGGGGAACAATTGGGGAGGCGATCGCTCACTACAAGCAGAAGGAACCCAGAGGAGAATTTACCCTCGTGATTGCGGGGTCGCAAGCAGAGATGCCTGTGTTCTCAGAAGACGACCTGAAGGCTGAGCTACTCCAAATCATGGCTCAGGGAGTATCGCGATCGCAAGCGAGTCGTCAGTTAGCTCAAATCACCAAACTCTCACGGCGTCAGCTTTATCAACTGGCTCTCTCAATTCCGGGTTCTGATATCGAAGTAGCAAAGGAGGATTTCAAGGAAACGTGA
- a CDS encoding sugar kinase produces MVSKGLFVGMVTLDLVYLSAQLPGHNQKVVASDYTVAAGGPATNAAVTFSYLGNQATILGVVGTHPITHLIRSDLEHHGVTIADLNPTTPEPPPVSSIIVTESTGDRSVISLNATKIQITSDQPPVDLDAGVDIVLIDGHQMAVGSAIAQLAKNKNIPVVIDGGSWKPGFEKVLPFVDYAICSANFYPPGCRNSEEVMAYLAALGIPHVAITQGENQIQYWTLGVSSQIQVPQIKAVDTLAAGDVFHGAFCHSILRQNFADSLSEAAELASYSCQFFGTRQWMKT; encoded by the coding sequence TTGGTGAGCAAGGGACTTTTTGTAGGTATGGTCACCCTAGACTTGGTGTATCTCTCTGCCCAGCTTCCGGGTCATAATCAAAAAGTTGTGGCCTCCGATTACACGGTTGCTGCTGGTGGGCCAGCCACCAATGCTGCCGTAACCTTTAGTTACTTGGGTAATCAAGCCACAATTCTCGGTGTGGTGGGCACTCACCCCATTACTCACTTAATCCGAAGTGACCTAGAACATCATGGGGTGACGATTGCTGACCTTAACCCGACTACCCCAGAACCCCCGCCCGTTTCTTCCATCATTGTGACCGAATCCACTGGCGATCGCAGCGTCATCTCACTCAATGCTACAAAAATTCAAATAACCTCTGATCAACCGCCTGTTGACCTTGACGCTGGTGTTGATATAGTTCTGATTGATGGTCATCAAATGGCGGTTGGAAGTGCAATCGCTCAGTTAGCCAAAAATAAGAATATTCCAGTTGTCATCGATGGTGGTAGCTGGAAACCGGGATTTGAAAAGGTTTTGCCTTTTGTCGATTATGCTATTTGCTCAGCTAATTTTTATCCGCCCGGTTGCCGTAACAGCGAGGAAGTTATGGCTTATCTTGCTGCCTTAGGGATTCCTCATGTCGCCATTACTCAAGGGGAAAATCAAATTCAATACTGGACGTTAGGTGTATCAAGTCAAATTCAAGTGCCACAGATTAAGGCCGTTGATACACTCGCTGCCGGGGACGTTTTTCATGGCGCATTCTGTCACTCCATCCTGCGGCAAAACTTTGCAGATTCCCTATCGGAAGCCGCCGAACTTGCTTCTTATTCCTGTCAATTCTTTGGGACTCGTCAGTGGATGAAAACATGA